TTTCCGGATTGTTGTTCTGTGACTGccaagacttttttttacaatttttttgctACAGTATTTAGTTTCTATAATTTTGACACTGTTAGTGTGCTCTgaatggttgctaaggtgttactTCGCATTTCTGGAGCAACTGTTAGATTGCTCTTAGTGGTTACTTTCTGAATGGTTGtcagagtggttgctagggtattatGTGGCTGCCAAGaatcttttttgtgtgttgcaCTTCAGTGTTCTGAAGGGTcactaaggtgttgctatgcaattcTGAGGCAACTGTTAGAGAACTTTGCTTGGTTACTGTGTTCTGGATCATTGCTAGATTGTTCCTATGCAGTCTAAGGTGACTGTTAGaatgttgtgggtggttgttaCGGTGTTGCTACATGGTTGCTTGGGTTCTGATTGACTGCAAATGCACTGCAGGCAGTTGTTTGGACTTTAGATTAGACTTATAGCAGCTCTGCACATTCAAATGGAACATGACAAAACATAGTAACCTCAAAAACATACACTTCAGCTTTAATGTGAAAGCCCAGCGTCAGGACAGATATCCTGCAGATCTGCGAGTCTGTAAGACTccatgaagatgaagatgaaaaGATTGTGTGTGAAAGCTTAGTTCCTCTACACTGTAATGAACAAAGGAGCGTTTTGTTTTGCAAGCGCCAGGCCGGCTGggtaatacacacacacacacacacaagagcaCTGTGTGTATGCGCTGACAACCAATGAGTCATTGTGAACTTGCAGCTCCTGAGGGATTTCTACTATTCAATTCAAAGTGAGAGGCCAAGAACACTGTGATGTACACTAACGGCCCCGCTGCTTTGCTGTGGCAGTAATAAACCTCACTACTCAAGAGGGCAAGAGACCCATTAAACCTGATGTGTTGTTATTCTTTACAAGCCAGATATAAACATGTCAAATGACTAATTAACTTTAACTAACTTGCTCAGCAAAATGTTTCTTGTCCCCGAAACAGTTTAAGGAAGCACATGCGCCTCACCTCCTGCAGCAGATCCGCCTGCTCGATGGCTTTCAGGACATTCTTCTTCGACGTCTCCTGAGCCTCGCCTCCCAGCAGGAACTCGTCCAAGATGAAATACGCCTTCTCGAAGTTAAAGATGATATCCAGCTCGCAGACCTGAGTTTTAGAAGATCAATCACTGTTATCTACAACTGCTTTAGTTTTTGGAGGCAACTAGTAACCTCAGTTTATTTTCTGCCACTTGACTCACGCTGCCGAAATATTTGTCGAGCAGCTCAACGTAGCGGTGGATGATCTCCAGTGTGATCAGTTCATTGTCCTGGTCCTCAATGGCACAGCAGAAATACAGACTGGCATATctgcaaaataaacacaatgtTTGTTTTAGTGTACTGTTGCTAATTCAAACAGATTTGAATTAGTTTCGAAACTGTTATTCTGAGTGGTTACC
Above is a window of Labeo rohita strain BAU-BD-2019 chromosome 23, IGBB_LRoh.1.0, whole genome shotgun sequence DNA encoding:
- the LOC127154791 gene encoding AP-1 complex subunit sigma-2-like isoform X2, coding for MQFMLLFSRQGKLRLQKWYVPLSDKEKKKITRELVQTVLARKPKMCSFLEWRDLKIVYKRYASLYFCCAIEDQDNELITLEIIHRYVELLDKYFGSVCELDIIFNFEKAYFILDEFLLGGEAQETSKKNVLKAIEQADLLQEPRHEYFNVPVY
- the LOC127154791 gene encoding AP-1 complex subunit sigma-2-like isoform X1, producing MQFMLLFSRQGKLRLQKWYVPLSDKEKKKITRELVQTVLARKPKMCSFLEWRDLKIVYKRYASLYFCCAIEDQDNELITLEIIHRYVELLDKYFGSVCELDIIFNFEKAYFILDEFLLGGEAQETSKKNVLKAIEQADLLQESQTEDWGGLANEEIL